The DNA segment TGCTCGTGAAAAAGAGCTTGAACGTCAGCGCATTGAAGAGGAAAAAGCTCGCAAACGTGAAGAAGAACGTTTAGAACGTGAACGTATTGCTCATGAAAAAGAGCTTGAACGACAACGTATCGAAGAAGAAAAAGCTCGTAAACGAGAGGAAGAACGCTTAGAACGCGAACGTATTGCTCATGAAAAAGAGCTTGAACGTCAGCGTATTGAAGAGGAAAAAGCTCGTAAACGTGAAGAAGATCGTCTAGAACGCGAACGTATCGCTCGTGAAAAAGAACTTGAACGTCAGCGTATTGAAGAGGAAAAAGCTCGTAAACGTGAAGAAGATCGTCTAGAACGTGAACGTATTGAAAAAGAACAAGCTGAAGAAAGAAGAAAATTATTCCAAAAAAAAGACAAAGAATTTAAACTAGCTGAAGATTTGAAAAAAATAGAATTTCTTGAGAAAGAAAACGAGAAGAAAGAACACGAAAATAATCTTCTTGCCCTTGAAACTTCTTTAATAGCTTTGGAAGATAAAATTGGTGAAAAAGCACTTTCTATAAATAAATTAAAAAATAGAAAGGCTGAAAAAGACGAAATACTTCTAGAGGAAAAGCGTCTAAGTACCCTCCTTACTCAAAAGCAAATACTCCAAAAAGATATTGCAGCTGAGAAGAAATTAATTGAAAGAATTCAAAAAAATCTTGAACTCGAACACAAAATAGATGGCTTCAAAAAAGAAATTTATAGTATTAGAAAAGAAGTTGTAAATGAAGACGAAACTGTCTTTAAAGTTAAAAATCACAAAAATAAATTGGAAAACATATTTATTGCTGCATTTGTAGGAATCAAAGCATTTACACTTAAATATATTTTTAGAAAAGATGTTAAAGATTATAACGGTATAAGAAAAACCTCTAAAAATATTAAAGTAAAAATAGCTACTTCATTTATACTAGCAATACTATTATCTCTATGTTTCTTAATTACGCTTAAGTTTATTTCGTCTGCTAAAGAACATTACGTTAGTTTCGATGATCTTCAAACTACTGCCGTAGATACAACCGATGAAATGAAAAAACAAAAAGAAGCAGAGGAAAAAGCAAAAATATTAGAAGCTCAAGAAAAAGCTAATGCTGCTAGAATTGATTCAGAAGCCCAAGACGAAGAAATAACAGCAAAACTAGCTGGAACATTTGTTTCTTATTCATTTGATGTTAAGCGTGAAATTACTGTTAATAAAAAATTACATACGTTTAAATCTGCAAATTGGGCAGATACTGGAGATGTTATCGAAGCTGGGACTAAGTTTACCGTTGATAAATTAGTTTCACCAGCTGGTTATATGATGTATCGTATTTCATCAGGAGATCATGCTGGACAATTTGTTACTGCTAATGAGAAATTCGTTAGCGTCGATAAGAAAAATGATAATTTCTCTAATTTTGTATCACGTCCAGTTGCTATTAAATTCTTAGCATCACAAAATGTCTATAAAGACCAAGAAATTAATGATATAAGAGTAACAATGAGTAATGGAGCTGTTCTTAATATTAGTGGTTATGGCATATCAAAAAATAATAGATTAATCTACCATATCACAGACGGTTCATTCATTCCTGTTAATCCTATTCGTTTAACAGAAGTTAATCGAGAATCTGCAAATTCTAAAAACATAAATAAAGAAGATAAGAATAGTTCAAATAGTCAAAGAAATAGTACTACACAAAATACAACACAAAGAAATAGATAATAGTAAAAAGGAGTTGATTACAGTAAATTAATCAACTCCTTTTACATAGAGTATATCAAAAGCTGTTCAAGTGAATTTACTTGAACAGCTTTTTTTATCTTATTTCTGCCCCATTAGGTATATCAACGTTAATTTCTACAACACGTAAAATACCATCTTTTTCTGCTGAAAGTATCATACCTTCACTTAGTTCCCCGCAAAGTTTAACAGGTTTTAAGTTAGCAACTACCGCTACTTTTTTCCCTATTAAATCTTCTGGTTTATAATATTTTGCAATACCTGAAACAATCTGTCTTTGATGATTTCCTAAATCTAATTTGAATTTAAGTAATTTTGAGCTTTTCTTAACTTTTTCACATTCTAGTACTTGTGCCACTCTTAAAGAAGTTTCAAAGAATTTATCTATTGTTATTTCTTCCGCCAACTCCACATAAGTACCCTCTTCTACTTTATCTTCAGTTTCTAAATTAGCCAGTGCCTTGGGAGACATTTGCTCTTTGATATATTCAACTTCCACTTCCTTATCAAAACGAGGGAATATTGGAGTTGGTTTTTCTACTACCTTAGTAGTTCCATCAAATACACCGAAAGTTTTTGCAGTTTCAAATGTCAATAAATCGTCTGAAAGTCCTAGTTGAACTTTAATTTCTTTTGGTGCGTTAGTTAATGCTGGACTTATTAAAATAGTAGCAATTCTCAAACTTTCCGCTAAGTAATTCATTACCTTATCTAATTCACCCTTACTAGCTTCATCTTTAGCTAAGATCCAAGGTGTTGTTTGATCAATATATTTATTAGTTCGAGAAATAAATTTCCATACTGATTCTAATGCTTTAGAAAATTGCATATTTTCCATATAACCATCATATTCATCTATAACTTCTTTTGATAATTCAATAAGTTCAGTATCAAATTCAGTTGTTGGTTCAACAAATTTTGGTATTACCCCATTACAATATTTATTTATCATCGAAATTGTTCTATTAAGCAGGTTTCCTAGATCATTAGAAAGATCTGAGTTTATTCTATCAATAAAGCTTTCCGGTGTGAAAATACCATCTTGTCCAAATGGAACTTCTCTAAGCAGATAGTATCTAGCCGCATCCAAACCATAACGCTCAATTAACATATATGGATCTACTACATTACCTTTTGACTTACTCATTTTACCATCTTTCATCAATAGCCAACCATGAGCAAATATTTTTTTAGGAAGAGGTAAATCCAATGCCATAAGCAATATCGGCCAGTAAATAACGTGGAAACGAACGATTTCTTTACCTACTACTTGAACATCAGCAGGCCAATATTTATTAAATAACTCTTCACTTTCTCCAGTTGCATATCCTAATGCTGTAATATAGTTAACAAGTGCATCAATCCACACATAAACAACATGTTTCGGGTTTGATTTAACTTTAACTCCCCAATTAAAAGTAGTACGTGTTACCGCCAAATCCTCTAATCCAGGTTTAATAAAGTTGTTTAACATTTCATTTTTACGACTTTCAGGTAAGATAAACTCTGGGTGTTCATCGTAATACTTAACTAAACGGTCTGCATACTTGCTCATTTTAAAGAAGTAACATTCTTCACTCACAAGCTTTACTTCATTACCGCTTGGAGCAATACCACCAATCATATTCCCATCTTCATCACGAAATACCTCTTGAAGTTGTGTCTCTGTGAAGTACTCCTCATCACTAATCGAATACCAACCTTTATATTCCCCTAGATAAATATCACCTTTTTCTACAAGTCGTTCAAAGATTTCAGCAACTGCTCTTTCGTGATATCCATCTGTTGTACGAATAAATTTACTGTAATCTATATCCATTGCAGACCATAACTTTTTTATATCTTTTATCATATCATCAACATACTGCTGCTCGCTAACACCTTTTTCTTGTGCTTTTTGTTGAATTTTTTGACCATGTTCATCAGTTCCTGTTAAAAAATAAGTATCAAAACCGCTTAATTTTTTATATCTAGTTAATGCATCGCATGCCACAGTTGTGTATGCATGGCCGATATGTAAATTACCACTTGGGTAATAAATCGGTGTTGTAACGTAAAATGTTTTTTTCATCATTCTACATTCTCCTCTCATCAGTTTTTTCATTAATATATACTTAATCATTTTATCATATATTCTGTTTAATTGTATAGCTTTTATTTATATTTTTTAAAAATTTTAAAACTTTATAATTTTTAGTTATATTACGTGTTAAAAAATTATAATTCATAAAGTATCTCAAATTTAAAATCTCTATCCGTAATTTATGTTTTAATGAAAGTAACGCTAATTTACAATATATTATCTTAATCATCCATTTACACTTTCCAGATCTGAAACTACATTTTTGTAAACGATAAAGAATATCATTTACAAAGGTAATATTTTTTATTCGCTTTTAGATATATTTGTTAACTTTTAAATCTCTCCCCCCGCTTCTCTCTGTTATACAATTATATTATTATATAACAGGAATTAATGTTATTTAATAATTTCAAAGTGTTAAATACTTAGCCGCCTATGCTGCCGGATTACTTTTAAACTGTTTTCGCACCTACTTGTATAATTATTCTGTTAAAAACCCTGAAATTTTTTTCTTTTAGTTTTCATTTTTTCACTTTTACTTTTTTTCTTATTCTACTTCTTTTAAATACTATTTCATGTTATACTGTAGTTGCAAGGTAGTCGACACCACTGCAAAAGATTGCACTAAATATTTCATAATTATCAATTATAAATTTAAGAAATAAGTAATTCTAAATCCCTTCTGTAATATTAGAAAATCACTAAAATTTATATCTTAAATTTTAAACTAGTTAAACGTAAAATATATTTAGTATATAACAATAAAATATTAGTGTATAACAAAAATTAAATGATTTTTTCTGGGAGGAAATTATTATGGTAAAAGAAAAAGTAGTAAATAATGATGCTGTACAAGAAGTAGATATACTAGTAAATAAAGCTCTAACTGCTTTAGATGAATTTAGAAAAATAGACGATCAAGAAAAAATTGATGCTATTGTTCAAGCAGCGGCTGTGGCTGCTGTAGAAGAACATGGACCTTTAGCTATTGCCGCTGTAGAAGAAACAGGGCGTGGTAATATAGAAGATAAAGCTATTAAAAATCTATACGCTGCTGAATATATTACAAATAACCTTCGCGGCTTAAAAACAGTTGGTATTGTTGATAGAGACGAATCAGACGGTCTTATAGCGATTGCTGAGCCTGTCGGAGTTATCTGTGGGGTAGTGCCTACTACAAACCCTACATCAACTACAGTTTTTAAATCACTTATTGCTTTAAAAACTCGTAACCCTATTATTTTTAGCTTCCATCCATCTGCTAATGAATGTTCTAAAAAAGCTGCACGCATAGTGAGAGACGCTGCTATTAAAGCTGGTGCTCCTGAAAACTGTATTCAATTCATTGAAAAACCTACTTTAGATGGAACTAATGCTTTAATGAAACACCCTGGCGTTTCTACTATCCTTGCTACTGGTGGTGGCGCTATGGTTAAAGCGGCTTACTCATGTGGTAAACCTGCTCTTGGGGTTGGACCTGGTAACGTACCAGCTTATGTACATAAAGAAGCTAAATTAAAACAAGCTGTTAATGACATAGTTTTAGGTAAAGCATTTGATAATGGAATGATTTGCGCGAGTGAACAAGCTGCAATCGTGGATAGAGAAATTTACGATGAATTTATCAAACTTATAAAATCACATCACGTTTACTTCGTTAACGCTGAAGAAAAAGCTAAATTAGAAAAATTATTATTCGGTGTGCAAGCTTACTCACAAGATGTTGAAACTGCAAAACTAAATTCTGTGATAGTTGGTAAATATGCTGAAGATATTGCAAAAATGGCAGGATTTGAAGTTCCAAAAGGTACTGTTATTCTAGCTGCAGAATGTAAAGAAGTAGGGGTTAATGAACCTCTTACTCGTGAAAAACTTTCACCAGTATTAGCTGTTCTTAAATCTACTAGTACAGAAGATGGTATTGAAAAATCTCGTCAAATGGTAGAATTTAACGGATTAGGGCACAGTGCGGCTATTCATACACAAGATGCAGATGTTGCTGAAGAATTCGGTAAAGTGGTTAGAGCTTGTCGTATTATCTGGAATTCTCCATCTTCATTCGGTGGTATTGGAGATGTATATAATGCATTCATTCCATCACTTACATTAGGATGTGGTAGCTTCGGAGGAAACTCAGTTTCTGGAAACGTTAGTGCTGTAAACCTTCTAAATATAAAGTTAATCGGTCGAAGAAATAATAATTTACAATGGTATAAAATTCCACCTAAAATATATTTCGAACCAAATGCTATTAGATATTTAAGTGAAATGGAGGGTTTAGAGAGGGTAATGATAGTAACTGATGAATCTATGGTTAAACTTGGATTCGCAGCACGTATTATCGATCAACTAAACCGTCGTACAAATAAAGTTCAATATGAGGTATTTGCTGGTGTTGAACCTAACCCAGATATCACAACTGTTCGTCGTGGTTTAGAAATAATGAATGCATTTAAACCAAATGCTATTGTTGCACTTGGTGGTGGTTCTGCTATGGACGCAGGTAAGATTATGTGGTTATTCTATGAAAGACCTGATGCAGACTTTAAAGAGTTAGTTCAAAAATTCATGGATATCAGAAAACGTACTGTAAAATATCCTCATTTAGGTAATAAAGCTAAGTTTATCTGTGTAGCAACTACTTCAGGTACTGGTAGTGAAGTTACACCATTTGCAGTTATTTCTGATAAAGAACATGGTAAAAAATATCCACTAGCAGACTATGCACTTACTCCACATGTTGCTATCGTTGATCCAAATATGGTTATGACTGTACCAGCTCGTCCTACAGCTTCTACTGGTATGGACGTTCTTACTCACGCTACAGAGGCATACACTTCTATCTTAGCAAACGATTATACTGATGGTATCGCTCTACAGGCAATAAAAATAGTATTTGAAAATCTTGAAAAATCTGTAAAAGAGTTTGACAAGACGGCTCGTGAGAAAATGCATAACGCTTCATGTTTAGCTGGTATGGCATTCGCAAATGCTTTCCTAGGTATTTGCCACTCTATGGCTCACAAAATTGGTGGTAAATTCCATACTATTCACGGTGAAACAAATGCTACTTTACTTCCATATGTTATCCGTTACAATGGTACACGTCCTGGTAAAGTATCTATTTGGCCAAAATATGAACATTATCAAGCAGCTGAAAGATTCCAAGATATTGCACGTATGTTAGGATTAAAAGCTGACACACCTGAAGAAGCTGTTGAATCATACGCACAAGCAGTATTCGAGCTTGGTAAACGTGTTGGTTGTCCTATGAGCTTCAAAGACCATGGAGTTGATTACGAAGCATTCAAAGCGGAACTTCGTCAACTTTCTCTAGATGCATATGAAGATCAATGTACTCCAGCAAACCCTCGTCTTGCACTATTAAAAGATTTAGAAGGTATTATGGAAGCTGCATGGTTCGGATATGATAAGAAAAAATACGAAGAAAATAAATAATTAAAATCAATATAATAGAGAAACCCTATTAGCACTTTCAAGTTAATAGGGTTTCTTCATTTCAATTTAATATACATTAAAATAAGATTGTAAAATTTAAGGATGATCTAATTAGGATTATCCATAATTTTACAATCTTATCTGCTAATTATCGATCACACCAAGGTGTAATCTTTTCTACTTTTTTGCTAATTTGGCAATCTCCACAATTACATCTGATGCTTTTTTCATGTGTTCTAAACAACTAAATTCATATTGTCCATGGAAATTTTCTCCACCAACAAAGATATTTGGTGTTGGAATGCCCATATATGAAATTTTTGATCCATCTGTTCCTCCACGAATTGGAATAATTATAGGAACAACATCAGCATTTTTCATAGCTTGTTCTGCTATATCTACACAACGTTTATCTTCTTTAATAACGTCTCCCATATTGTAATATTGATCGTACATTTCATACTCTACAACATTGCCATACTTATCATTTATTTTTGCAGCTACTTCTTCTGCGAATTTTTTACAAGCTAAGAATTTCTCTTTATCATGATCACGGATAATATAAACCATTTCTGCATATTCAATACGAGCTTCCATATTGTGAAGCAGGAAAAATCCTTCATAATCTTCTGTATGTTCTGGTACTTCTTTTTCAGGGAATAGCATTGCTAACTCAGCTGCAATCATATTAGCATTTTTCATTTTTCCTTTAGCTGTTCCTGGATGTACACTCACACCCGTGATTTTATATGTAATTTGCGCAGCATTAAAACTTTCATATTGAAGTTCTCCAAGCACACTTCCATCCATAGTGTAAGCATACTCTGTCCCAAATCCTTTAGCATCAAAATGATCAGCACCTCTCCCAATTTCTTCATCTGGTCCAAAAGCAATTCTTATGTCTCCATGTTCAATCTCAGGATGTTCACTTAAATATTTTACAGCTTCAACAATTTCTACAATCCCTGCTTTATCATCAGCACCTAATAAAGTTGTTCCATCTGTTGTAACTAATGTCAAACCTTTGTAATTCTTAAGATTTGGAAACTCTTTTGTTGTCATAATAATATTTTTTTCTTTATTAAGAACTATATCTTCTCCATCATAATTTTCTACTACCTGTGGACTGATTCCTTCTACATTAAAATCAGCTGTATCAACATGAGAAATAAAACCGATTCTATCATAAGGTTTGTCCGTATTAGCTGGTAATGTAGCTGTTAAAAACCAATTTTCTTCATTAAGAACTATATCGCTTAGTTTAAGTTCTTCTAATTGTCCTTTTAACATTCTTAAAAAATCTTTTTGTTCTGGTGTCGATGGAAGAGTCTTACTATTGGCATCAGACCTAGACTTGAAATTAACATAACCTA comes from the Gemella morbillorum genome and includes:
- the metG gene encoding methionine--tRNA ligase is translated as MMKKTFYVTTPIYYPSGNLHIGHAYTTVACDALTRYKKLSGFDTYFLTGTDEHGQKIQQKAQEKGVSEQQYVDDMIKDIKKLWSAMDIDYSKFIRTTDGYHERAVAEIFERLVEKGDIYLGEYKGWYSISDEEYFTETQLQEVFRDEDGNMIGGIAPSGNEVKLVSEECYFFKMSKYADRLVKYYDEHPEFILPESRKNEMLNNFIKPGLEDLAVTRTTFNWGVKVKSNPKHVVYVWIDALVNYITALGYATGESEELFNKYWPADVQVVGKEIVRFHVIYWPILLMALDLPLPKKIFAHGWLLMKDGKMSKSKGNVVDPYMLIERYGLDAARYYLLREVPFGQDGIFTPESFIDRINSDLSNDLGNLLNRTISMINKYCNGVIPKFVEPTTEFDTELIELSKEVIDEYDGYMENMQFSKALESVWKFISRTNKYIDQTTPWILAKDEASKGELDKVMNYLAESLRIATILISPALTNAPKEIKVQLGLSDDLLTFETAKTFGVFDGTTKVVEKPTPIFPRFDKEVEVEYIKEQMSPKALANLETEDKVEEGTYVELAEEITIDKFFETSLRVAQVLECEKVKKSSKLLKFKLDLGNHQRQIVSGIAKYYKPEDLIGKKVAVVANLKPVKLCGELSEGMILSAEKDGILRVVEINVDIPNGAEIR
- the pepT gene encoding peptidase T; translation: MKYETMLERFLGYVNFKSRSDANSKTLPSTPEQKDFLRMLKGQLEELKLSDIVLNEENWFLTATLPANTDKPYDRIGFISHVDTADFNVEGISPQVVENYDGEDIVLNKEKNIIMTTKEFPNLKNYKGLTLVTTDGTTLLGADDKAGIVEIVEAVKYLSEHPEIEHGDIRIAFGPDEEIGRGADHFDAKGFGTEYAYTMDGSVLGELQYESFNAAQITYKITGVSVHPGTAKGKMKNANMIAAELAMLFPEKEVPEHTEDYEGFFLLHNMEARIEYAEMVYIIRDHDKEKFLACKKFAEEVAAKINDKYGNVVEYEMYDQYYNMGDVIKEDKRCVDIAEQAMKNADVVPIIIPIRGGTDGSKISYMGIPTPNIFVGGENFHGQYEFSCLEHMKKASDVIVEIAKLAKK
- a CDS encoding transporter, which translates into the protein MTKEEEKDKLNDDNSANTDTQKNNISFFNRLKQQVKTLNFKNEKQEIADENITQVDNEIVLEEELKRKEKEAKERAFRLESARKKFEKEQKRIEEEHKKNMAQRAEQERLEAERIAREKELERQRIEEEKARKREEERLERERIAHEKELERQRIEEEKARKREEERLERERIAHEKELERQRIEEEKARKREEDRLERERIAREKELERQRIEEEKARKREEDRLERERIEKEQAEERRKLFQKKDKEFKLAEDLKKIEFLEKENEKKEHENNLLALETSLIALEDKIGEKALSINKLKNRKAEKDEILLEEKRLSTLLTQKQILQKDIAAEKKLIERIQKNLELEHKIDGFKKEIYSIRKEVVNEDETVFKVKNHKNKLENIFIAAFVGIKAFTLKYIFRKDVKDYNGIRKTSKNIKVKIATSFILAILLSLCFLITLKFISSAKEHYVSFDDLQTTAVDTTDEMKKQKEAEEKAKILEAQEKANAARIDSEAQDEEITAKLAGTFVSYSFDVKREITVNKKLHTFKSANWADTGDVIEAGTKFTVDKLVSPAGYMMYRISSGDHAGQFVTANEKFVSVDKKNDNFSNFVSRPVAIKFLASQNVYKDQEINDIRVTMSNGAVLNISGYGISKNNRLIYHITDGSFIPVNPIRLTEVNRESANSKNINKEDKNSSNSQRNSTTQNTTQRNR
- the adhE gene encoding bifunctional acetaldehyde-CoA/alcohol dehydrogenase produces the protein MMVKEKVVNNDAVQEVDILVNKALTALDEFRKIDDQEKIDAIVQAAAVAAVEEHGPLAIAAVEETGRGNIEDKAIKNLYAAEYITNNLRGLKTVGIVDRDESDGLIAIAEPVGVICGVVPTTNPTSTTVFKSLIALKTRNPIIFSFHPSANECSKKAARIVRDAAIKAGAPENCIQFIEKPTLDGTNALMKHPGVSTILATGGGAMVKAAYSCGKPALGVGPGNVPAYVHKEAKLKQAVNDIVLGKAFDNGMICASEQAAIVDREIYDEFIKLIKSHHVYFVNAEEKAKLEKLLFGVQAYSQDVETAKLNSVIVGKYAEDIAKMAGFEVPKGTVILAAECKEVGVNEPLTREKLSPVLAVLKSTSTEDGIEKSRQMVEFNGLGHSAAIHTQDADVAEEFGKVVRACRIIWNSPSSFGGIGDVYNAFIPSLTLGCGSFGGNSVSGNVSAVNLLNIKLIGRRNNNLQWYKIPPKIYFEPNAIRYLSEMEGLERVMIVTDESMVKLGFAARIIDQLNRRTNKVQYEVFAGVEPNPDITTVRRGLEIMNAFKPNAIVALGGGSAMDAGKIMWLFYERPDADFKELVQKFMDIRKRTVKYPHLGNKAKFICVATTSGTGSEVTPFAVISDKEHGKKYPLADYALTPHVAIVDPNMVMTVPARPTASTGMDVLTHATEAYTSILANDYTDGIALQAIKIVFENLEKSVKEFDKTAREKMHNASCLAGMAFANAFLGICHSMAHKIGGKFHTIHGETNATLLPYVIRYNGTRPGKVSIWPKYEHYQAAERFQDIARMLGLKADTPEEAVESYAQAVFELGKRVGCPMSFKDHGVDYEAFKAELRQLSLDAYEDQCTPANPRLALLKDLEGIMEAAWFGYDKKKYEENK